A region from the Pseudomonas sp. P8_229 genome encodes:
- a CDS encoding DMT family transporter, producing MTSANGSSTPPRFSRFSKAECVLVLITMVWGGTFLLVQHAMTVSGPMFFVGLRFAAAASIVALFSWRHLRELTLFELKAGAFIGVAIMLGYGLQTVGLQTIPSSQSAFITALYVPFVPLLQWLVLGRRPGLMPSIGIMLAFTGLMLLSGPSGASLNFSPGEIATLISAIAIAAEIILISTYAGQVDVRRVTVVQLATTSVLSFLLVVPTGETIPDFSSTLLVTALGLGAASAAIQVAMNWAQKSVSPTRATLIYAGEPVWAGIAGRIAGERLPAIALVGAGLIVAAVIVSELKTKGKVVEVDAELERETQG from the coding sequence ATGACGTCAGCAAACGGTTCCTCCACGCCTCCGCGCTTCTCCCGCTTCAGCAAGGCCGAGTGCGTGCTGGTGCTGATCACCATGGTCTGGGGCGGCACGTTCCTGCTGGTGCAACACGCCATGACCGTCAGCGGCCCGATGTTCTTCGTCGGCCTGCGTTTTGCCGCTGCGGCGAGCATCGTCGCGCTGTTCTCCTGGCGCCATCTGCGCGAACTCACCCTGTTCGAACTCAAGGCCGGCGCCTTTATCGGCGTGGCGATCATGCTCGGTTACGGCTTGCAGACGGTGGGCCTGCAAACGATCCCGAGCAGCCAGTCGGCGTTCATCACCGCGCTATACGTGCCTTTCGTGCCGTTGCTGCAATGGCTGGTGCTGGGCCGTCGGCCCGGGTTGATGCCGAGCATCGGCATCATGCTGGCCTTTACCGGCTTGATGCTGCTGTCCGGGCCGTCTGGCGCGTCGCTGAATTTCAGCCCCGGTGAAATTGCCACGCTGATCAGTGCGATCGCGATTGCCGCCGAGATCATTCTGATCAGCACCTATGCCGGCCAGGTCGATGTGCGGCGGGTGACCGTGGTGCAACTGGCCACGACGTCGGTGTTGTCGTTCCTGCTGGTGGTGCCGACGGGTGAGACGATTCCGGACTTTTCCTCGACACTGCTGGTGACCGCACTGGGTCTGGGCGCGGCGAGTGCGGCGATTCAGGTGGCGATGAACTGGGCGCAGAAAAGCGTTTCGCCGACCCGGGCGACCTTGATCTATGCCGGTGAGCCGGTGTGGGCCGGGATCGCCGGGCGGATCGCCGGGGAACGCTTGCCGGCGATTGCCCTGGTCGGCGCCGGGCTGATTGTGGCGGCGGTGATTGTCAGCGAGTTGAAGACCAAGGGTAAGGTTGTCGAAGTCGACGCTGAACTGGAGCGGGAAACACAAGGCTAA
- a CDS encoding monovalent cation/H+ antiporter subunit A, translating into MSLIVLLLLPFIGSCLAAVLPHNARNTESLLAGLVALIGTVQVALLYPQIAHGGVIREEFMWLPSLGLNFVLRMDGFAWLFSMLVLGIGTLVSLYARYYMSPDDPVPRFFAFFLAFMGAMLGLVISGNLIQIVFFWELTSLFSFLLIGYWHHRADARRGAYMALMVTGAGGLCLLAGVMLLGHVVGSYDLDKVLAAGDQIRAHALYPILLPLILIGALSKSAQFPFHFWLPHAMAAPTPVSAYLHSATMVKAGVFLLARLWPSLSGSEEWFYIVSGAGACTLLLGAYCAMFQNDLKGLLAYSTISHLGLITLLLGLNSPLAAVAAVFHILNHATFKASLFMAAGIIDHESGTRDIRKLSGLIKLIPFTATLAMVASASMAGVPLLNGFLSKEMFFAETVFINATAWVEAALPIVATIAGTFSVAYSLRFTVDVFFGPPATDLPHTPHEPPRWMRAPVELLVFTCLVVGIFPAQVVGPLLAAAALPVVGGTLPEYSLAIWHGLNAPMIMSLIAMSGGIVVYLLLRNQLKRGRFKYPPLVGRFNGKRLFERSLVVMMRMARRVERRLGTRRLQMQLFLMVLAAVLAGLIPMLHSSLSWGDRPKIPGSIVFVTLWLLAIACALGAAWQAKYHRLAALTMVSVCGLMTCVTFVWFSAPDLALTQLAVEVVTTVLILLGLRWLPRRIEEVSPLPSSLRKARIRRLRDLLLSIAVGAGMALLSYAMLTRQTPNDISSFYLSRAMPEGGGSNVVNVMLVDFRGFDTLGEITVLVAVALTVFALLRRFRPPKESLQLPAQQRLLAPDVVTDLVNPRTASDTALGFMMVPAVLVRLLLPIALVVSFYLFMRGHNQPGGGFVAGLVMSVAFILQYMVAGTQWVEAQMSLRPLRWMGTGLLFATATGLGAMAVGYPFLTTHTWHFELPLLGDIHIASALFFDIGVYAVVVGSTLLILTALAHQSVRGHKTASLPKSVASKGAV; encoded by the coding sequence ATGTCCCTGATAGTTCTACTGCTTCTGCCATTCATTGGCAGCTGTCTGGCAGCGGTGCTGCCACACAACGCGCGTAATACCGAATCCCTGTTGGCTGGTCTGGTCGCTCTGATCGGCACCGTGCAGGTCGCGCTGTTGTACCCGCAAATCGCCCATGGCGGCGTGATCCGCGAAGAATTCATGTGGCTGCCCAGCCTCGGTTTGAACTTCGTCCTGCGCATGGACGGCTTCGCCTGGCTGTTCTCGATGCTGGTTCTCGGCATCGGCACCCTGGTCTCTTTATATGCCCGTTACTACATGTCGCCGGACGACCCGGTGCCGCGTTTCTTTGCCTTCTTCCTGGCGTTCATGGGCGCCATGCTTGGCCTGGTGATCTCCGGCAACCTGATCCAGATCGTTTTCTTCTGGGAGCTGACCAGCCTCTTCTCGTTCCTGCTGATCGGCTACTGGCACCACCGCGCCGATGCGCGGCGTGGCGCCTACATGGCGCTGATGGTCACCGGCGCCGGGGGACTATGCCTGCTGGCGGGGGTCATGCTGCTCGGCCATGTCGTCGGCAGCTATGACCTGGACAAGGTCCTGGCCGCCGGCGATCAGATTCGCGCACATGCCCTCTACCCTATCCTGCTTCCCCTCATCCTCATCGGCGCACTCAGCAAAAGCGCCCAGTTCCCCTTCCACTTCTGGCTCCCGCACGCAATGGCGGCGCCCACCCCGGTTTCGGCTTACCTGCACTCGGCGACCATGGTCAAGGCCGGGGTATTCCTGCTCGCACGCCTGTGGCCGTCGCTGTCCGGCAGTGAAGAATGGTTCTACATCGTCAGCGGTGCCGGCGCATGTACGCTGCTGCTCGGCGCGTATTGCGCGATGTTCCAGAACGACCTCAAAGGTCTGCTGGCCTACTCGACCATCAGCCATCTGGGCCTGATCACCCTGCTGCTGGGCCTGAACAGCCCGCTGGCGGCGGTCGCGGCAGTGTTCCACATCCTCAACCACGCGACCTTCAAGGCTTCGCTGTTCATGGCCGCCGGCATCATCGACCACGAGAGCGGCACCCGCGATATCCGCAAGCTCAGCGGTCTGATCAAACTGATCCCGTTCACCGCGACGCTGGCGATGGTTGCCAGTGCGTCGATGGCGGGGGTGCCGTTGCTCAACGGTTTCCTGTCGAAAGAAATGTTCTTCGCCGAAACCGTGTTCATCAACGCCACCGCGTGGGTCGAAGCAGCGCTGCCGATTGTCGCGACCATCGCCGGCACGTTCAGCGTCGCTTACTCGCTGCGCTTCACCGTCGATGTGTTCTTCGGCCCGCCGGCCACCGATCTGCCGCACACCCCGCACGAGCCACCGCGCTGGATGCGTGCGCCGGTGGAGTTGCTGGTATTCACCTGCCTGGTCGTCGGGATCTTCCCGGCGCAAGTGGTCGGCCCGCTGCTCGCGGCCGCCGCGCTGCCCGTGGTAGGCGGCACCCTGCCTGAGTACAGCCTGGCGATCTGGCACGGCCTCAACGCCCCGATGATCATGAGCCTGATTGCCATGTCCGGCGGCATCGTGGTCTATCTGCTGCTGCGCAACCAGCTCAAGCGTGGACGCTTCAAATACCCGCCGCTGGTAGGCCGTTTCAACGGCAAGCGGCTGTTCGAGCGCAGTCTGGTGGTGATGATGCGCATGGCCCGTCGGGTTGAACGCCGACTCGGCACCCGACGCCTGCAGATGCAACTGTTCCTCATGGTGCTGGCGGCGGTGCTCGCCGGCTTGATCCCGATGCTGCACAGCAGCCTGAGCTGGGGCGACCGGCCGAAGATTCCGGGTTCCATCGTGTTCGTCACCCTGTGGCTGCTGGCGATTGCCTGTGCCCTCGGCGCCGCGTGGCAGGCCAAGTATCACCGTCTCGCCGCCCTGACCATGGTCAGCGTCTGCGGCCTGATGACCTGCGTGACCTTCGTCTGGTTCTCGGCGCCGGATCTGGCTCTGACGCAACTGGCGGTGGAAGTGGTGACCACGGTGCTGATCCTGCTCGGCCTGCGCTGGCTGCCGCGACGCATCGAAGAAGTCTCGCCATTGCCGAGCAGCCTGCGCAAGGCACGCATTCGCCGTCTGCGCGACTTGCTGCTGTCGATCGCCGTCGGTGCCGGCATGGCGCTGCTGTCCTACGCAATGCTGACGCGGCAGACGCCCAACGACATCTCGTCGTTCTACCTCAGTCGCGCCATGCCCGAGGGCGGTGGCAGCAACGTGGTCAACGTGATGCTGGTGGACTTCCGCGGTTTCGACACCCTCGGTGAAATCACCGTGCTGGTGGCCGTGGCCCTGACCGTGTTCGCCCTGCTGCGACGCTTCCGCCCGCCGAAAGAAAGCCTGCAACTGCCAGCCCAGCAACGCCTGCTCGCGCCGGACGTGGTCACCGATCTGGTCAACCCGCGTACCGCCAGCGACACCGCGCTCGGCTTCATGATGGTGCCGGCGGTGCTGGTGCGCCTGCTGCTGCCGATTGCGCTGGTGGTGTCGTTCTACCTGTTCATGCGTGGCCACAACCAGCCGGGCGGCGGTTTCGTCGCAGGCCTGGTGATGTCGGTGGCGTTCATCCTGCAATACATGGTCGCAGGGACGCAGTGGGTCGAGGCGCAAATGAGCCTGCGACCGCTGCGCTGGATGGGCACCGGTCTGCTGTTCGCCACCGCTACCGGCCTTGGCGCGATGGCGGTCGGTTATCCGTTCCTGACCACCCACACCTGGCATTTCGAATTGCCGCTGCTGGGCGACATCCATATCGCCAGCGCGCTGTTCTTCGATATCGGCGTGTACGCCGTGGTGGTCGGTTCGACGCTGCTGATCCTCACCGCCCTCGCCCACCAATCGGTGCGTGGTCACAAGACCGCGTCCCTACCCAAGTCCGTCGCCAGCAAAGGAGCCGTCTGA
- a CDS encoding Na+/H+ antiporter subunit C → MEEVIAIAIGVLAASGVWLVLRPRTFQVVMGLCLLSYAVNLFIFSMGSLFIGKEPVIKDGVVQDLLHYTDPLPQALVLTAIVISFAMTALFLVVLLASRGLTGTDHVDGREPKE, encoded by the coding sequence ATGGAAGAAGTCATCGCAATCGCCATCGGCGTACTCGCCGCGTCCGGCGTCTGGCTGGTGCTGCGACCACGGACGTTCCAGGTGGTCATGGGCCTGTGCCTGCTGTCCTACGCGGTCAACCTGTTCATCTTCAGCATGGGCAGCCTGTTCATCGGCAAGGAGCCGGTGATCAAGGACGGCGTGGTCCAGGATCTGCTGCACTACACCGATCCGCTGCCGCAGGCCCTGGTACTGACCGCCATCGTCATCAGCTTCGCCATGACCGCGCTGTTCCTGGTGGTGCTGCTCGCGTCGCGGGGCCTCACCGGCACCGACCACGTGGACGGCCGGGAGCCTAAGGAATGA
- a CDS encoding monovalent cation/H+ antiporter subunit D: protein MMAMTHLIAAPILLPLLTAAIMLMLGEKHRPLKAKINLFSSLVGLFISVMLLQWTQTTGVPGSIGVYLPGNWQAPFGIVLVVDRLSALMLVLTGIIGVSALLFAMARWDGAGSSFHALFQIQLMGLYGAFLTADLFNLFVFFEVLLAASYGLLLHGSGRARVSSGLHYISINLLASSLFLIGAALIYGVTGTLNMADLALKIPLVPEADRGLLHAGAGILAVAFLAKAGMWPLNFWLVPAYSSASAPVAAMFAIMTKVGAYTLLRLWTLLFSGQAGASAFFGGDWLIYGGMATMACAALAILAAQRLERMASLSILVSAGILLSAVGFAQPNLIGAALFYLVSSTLALSALFLLAELIERSRSANEIPLEDESELLPRPQESLQPPKGINLDDEQKAVVGQVIPWTMAFLGLSFIACALLIIGMPPLSGFIGKLGLIAALLNPLGLGTDAPISNAAWALLVLLILSGLASLMAFSRLGIQRFWTPEERPSPLLRKLECAPIFLLLGLSIALTFKAEPLLRYTQATAEALTNPQQYVMAVLGTRAVPSPEAKAAMLEVQP from the coding sequence ATGATGGCGATGACTCACCTGATCGCTGCACCGATCCTGCTGCCGCTGCTGACCGCCGCCATCATGTTGATGCTCGGCGAGAAGCACCGGCCGCTGAAGGCGAAAATCAACCTGTTCTCCAGCCTCGTCGGCCTGTTCATTTCGGTGATGCTGCTGCAGTGGACGCAAACCACTGGCGTTCCCGGCTCCATCGGCGTGTACCTGCCGGGTAACTGGCAGGCGCCGTTCGGCATCGTGCTGGTGGTCGATCGCCTGTCGGCACTGATGCTGGTGCTGACCGGGATCATCGGCGTCAGCGCCCTGCTCTTCGCCATGGCACGCTGGGACGGCGCAGGGTCGAGCTTCCACGCGCTGTTCCAGATCCAACTGATGGGCCTGTACGGTGCGTTCCTCACCGCCGACCTGTTCAACCTGTTCGTGTTTTTCGAAGTGCTGCTCGCCGCCTCCTATGGCCTGTTGCTGCACGGTTCGGGTCGGGCGCGGGTGTCGTCGGGGCTGCATTACATCTCGATCAACCTGCTGGCCTCGTCGCTGTTCCTGATTGGCGCGGCGCTGATCTACGGCGTCACCGGCACCCTGAACATGGCCGATCTGGCGCTGAAGATTCCGCTGGTGCCGGAAGCCGACCGTGGCTTGCTGCACGCCGGCGCCGGAATTCTCGCGGTGGCGTTCCTGGCCAAGGCCGGCATGTGGCCACTGAATTTCTGGCTGGTGCCGGCCTACTCGTCGGCGAGCGCACCGGTGGCGGCGATGTTCGCGATCATGACCAAGGTCGGCGCCTACACCCTGCTGCGCCTGTGGACGCTGTTGTTCTCCGGGCAGGCCGGGGCTTCGGCGTTCTTTGGTGGCGACTGGCTGATCTACGGCGGTATGGCGACCATGGCCTGTGCGGCGCTGGCGATTCTGGCCGCACAGCGTCTGGAACGCATGGCCAGCCTGAGCATTCTGGTGTCGGCAGGAATCCTGCTGTCGGCGGTGGGTTTCGCCCAGCCGAACCTGATCGGCGCGGCGCTGTTCTATCTGGTCAGCTCGACCCTGGCGCTCAGCGCGCTGTTCCTGCTGGCCGAGTTGATCGAGCGCTCGCGCTCGGCCAACGAGATTCCGCTGGAAGACGAAAGCGAGTTGCTGCCGCGCCCCCAGGAATCCCTGCAACCGCCCAAGGGCATCAACCTCGACGACGAACAGAAGGCCGTGGTCGGTCAGGTCATTCCGTGGACCATGGCGTTTCTCGGTCTGAGCTTCATCGCCTGTGCGCTGCTGATCATCGGCATGCCGCCGCTGTCCGGATTCATCGGCAAGCTCGGCCTGATCGCTGCCCTGCTCAATCCTCTGGGACTGGGCACTGACGCGCCGATCTCGAACGCGGCCTGGGCATTGCTGGTGCTGCTGATCCTGTCGGGGCTGGCCTCGCTGATGGCGTTTTCGCGATTGGGCATCCAGCGCTTCTGGACGCCAGAGGAGCGACCTTCGCCACTGCTGCGCAAACTCGAATGCGCGCCGATCTTCCTGCTGCTGGGGTTGAGCATCGCCCTGACCTTCAAGGCCGAGCCGCTGCTGCGCTACACCCAGGCGACCGCCGAAGCGCTGACCAATCCGCAGCAATATGTCATGGCGGTGCTCGGCACCCGCGCCGTGCCAAGCCCTGAAGCCAAGGCGGCGATGCTGGAGGTGCAACCATGA
- a CDS encoding Na+/H+ antiporter subunit E, protein MKRVFPAPWLSLALWALWLTLNLSISPGNLLLGAILGFAAPLMMRKLRPKHARIRRPGTIIKLFLLVGRDVVLSNLVVAWGVLNAGRRPPRSRFVKVPLDLRDAHGLATLAMICTVVPGTVWSELALDRSILLLHVWDLDDEAQFIHHFKTAYERPLMEIFE, encoded by the coding sequence ATGAAGCGTGTGTTTCCTGCGCCATGGTTGTCGCTGGCACTGTGGGCTTTGTGGCTGACGCTGAACCTGTCGATCAGCCCGGGCAACCTGCTGCTCGGAGCGATACTGGGTTTCGCTGCACCCTTGATGATGCGCAAGTTGCGCCCGAAACATGCGCGCATTCGCCGGCCGGGGACGATTATCAAATTGTTCCTCCTCGTCGGGCGTGACGTGGTGCTTTCCAATCTGGTCGTTGCCTGGGGCGTGCTCAACGCCGGGCGCCGGCCTCCACGCTCGCGCTTCGTCAAAGTGCCGCTCGATCTGCGCGACGCACATGGCCTGGCGACACTGGCGATGATCTGCACGGTGGTGCCGGGCACGGTTTGGTCGGAGCTGGCGCTGGATCGCAGCATCCTGCTGCTGCACGTTTGGGATCTGGATGACGAGGCGCAATTCATCCACCACTTCAAGACTGCCTACGAGCGGCCGTTGATGGAGATTTTCGAATGA
- a CDS encoding K+/H+ antiporter subunit F: MSPLLSNAILLTLFLFSMAMVLTLVRLFKGPSAQDRVLALDYLYIVAMLMMLTLGIRYSSDTYFEAALLIALFGFVGSFALAKFLLRGEVIE; encoded by the coding sequence ATGAGCCCGTTACTGTCGAACGCGATTCTGCTGACGCTGTTCCTGTTCTCGATGGCGATGGTCCTGACCCTGGTTCGCCTGTTCAAGGGGCCGTCGGCGCAGGACCGGGTACTCGCCCTGGATTACCTGTACATCGTCGCCATGCTGATGATGCTGACCCTGGGCATCCGTTACTCCAGCGACACTTACTTCGAGGCAGCGCTGCTGATCGCGCTGTTCGGCTTCGTCGGCTCCTTTGCCCTGGCGAAATTCCTGCTGCGTGGCGAGGTGATCGAATGA
- a CDS encoding Na+/H+ antiporter subunit G — protein MNAELSLWIEIPVAILLVLSGVFALIGAIGMLRMKDYFQRMHPPALASTLGAWCVALASIICFSALKSGPVLHAWLIPILLAITVPVTTLLLARAALFRKRMAGDDVPAEVSSRRTESGS, from the coding sequence ATGAATGCTGAACTGTCGCTGTGGATCGAGATTCCGGTGGCGATCCTGCTGGTGCTCAGCGGCGTATTCGCCCTGATCGGCGCGATCGGAATGCTGCGCATGAAAGATTACTTCCAGCGCATGCACCCGCCGGCACTGGCCTCGACACTGGGCGCGTGGTGCGTGGCACTGGCCTCGATCATTTGTTTTTCGGCATTGAAATCGGGGCCGGTGCTGCACGCCTGGCTGATCCCGATCCTGCTGGCGATTACCGTGCCGGTGACCACCTTGCTGCTGGCGCGGGCGGCGTTGTTCCGCAAGCGCATGGCGGGGGATGATGTACCGGCTGAGGTGAGTAGCCGGCGGACCGAAAGCGGTAGCTAG
- a CDS encoding DUF3995 domain-containing protein, producing the protein MTFVMAQWLVTIFAMIALVHVYWALGGQWAAVAAVPQVPVQGLVTTVRPAFKPSGWITLLVAAALLVIAALVCMRVGWGMPAVHHQALQWVISAIALLMFARAIGDSNLVGFFKEVKGSRFARLDTWVYSPLCLVLGAGLLAVAWV; encoded by the coding sequence ATGACCTTTGTGATGGCTCAATGGCTGGTGACGATTTTTGCAATGATCGCCCTGGTGCATGTGTATTGGGCGTTGGGTGGACAATGGGCGGCGGTGGCGGCAGTGCCGCAAGTGCCAGTGCAAGGTCTGGTGACGACAGTCCGACCGGCGTTCAAGCCGTCAGGCTGGATCACCTTGCTGGTGGCGGCAGCGTTGTTGGTGATTGCCGCGCTGGTGTGTATGCGGGTCGGCTGGGGAATGCCGGCCGTGCATCACCAAGCGTTGCAATGGGTGATCAGCGCGATTGCGCTGTTGATGTTTGCCCGGGCGATCGGCGATTCGAATCTGGTGGGGTTTTTCAAGGAGGTGAAGGGCTCGCGGTTTGCGCGGCTGGATACCTGGGTGTATTCGCCGTTGTGTCTGGTGCTGGGGGCGGGGTTGTTGGCGGTGGCCTGGGTTTGA
- a CDS encoding DUF2946 domain-containing protein, with protein MKFTRSDRSLLAWMLYCCVLFNVFACSIGHGQMVGMQLNGIGGQFCTVDPATQAPLTSNPTDEKLPTLSKAFGCPLCSVGGGMGPAFNSSLTLAVLPEQHSPPLAPIVSADLPARFTWPSANPRAPPLA; from the coding sequence ATGAAATTCACCCGTTCCGATCGTTCACTGCTGGCCTGGATGCTTTATTGCTGCGTCCTGTTCAATGTGTTCGCCTGCAGCATCGGTCACGGGCAAATGGTCGGGATGCAGCTCAACGGCATCGGCGGCCAGTTCTGTACGGTCGACCCGGCCACCCAGGCGCCGCTGACCAGCAATCCCACCGACGAAAAACTGCCGACCCTGTCCAAGGCGTTCGGCTGCCCGCTGTGCTCCGTCGGCGGCGGCATGGGCCCGGCGTTCAACTCCAGCCTGACCCTGGCGGTGCTGCCGGAACAACACAGCCCGCCGCTGGCGCCCATCGTCAGCGCCGACCTCCCTGCCCGCTTCACCTGGCCTTCGGCCAATCCTCGCGCCCCGCCGCTCGCCTGA
- a CDS encoding TonB-dependent receptor gives MKHIPLLASLCGCLSLNAWAQSTVDLAPITIDGESISEPGLSLDQSSGMASRLGLSVRDTPASVAIANRNDIERHGAQNFQDAANTLPGVNASAPPGFGGFVSYRGFTSSQITQMFNGINVSGGLARPVDAWIYDRVELVGGPSSLINGAGSVGGSLNYVSKLATREEQAVEGRVSYGTYDTTETAFGLNHALTDPSADVQHYARLDVSHNTSNGYIDRQERDAWSVAFSLLSDLTPDLSHTLALEYQDEHEDSPYWGTPVLNPKAGELKIDRHNRFNNYNVEDGRYEQRTIWVRSIIDYRINDSTTLRNTLYHLDSQRDYRNLETYQYAADNSAVNRSTAYQVRHQGEQNGNQFELRHDDTLFGLDTTWSGGFEYKVNQTTNSPLNIKGASTVDPNNYRPGRFYDIPGTNPALISDKTNEVTTKALFVENRLALTDKLSLLTGLRYDDIDLDVTNHRTVTTANPKHFKQSWQPVTGRAGLTYQFIPTANVYVQYSTAAEQPGGTQNFDVSTGKQWEIGSKFDYLNGRGSATVAAYTIERKDFAVTDPLDPTSSIPVGQQTSKGIEIASSLRITDKLLAEGNFAWVDAQYDDFTEKNAAGVVVSRKGNTPTNVPDRVGNLWLTYDFSPQWQGGVDARYVASVYADTANTMTVPSYTLFGSFLSYKVDSHTTVTGRVRNLTNEVYAEFAHVSPAYYLGTPRTFELAVQTRF, from the coding sequence ATGAAACATATTCCTCTGCTGGCGAGCCTGTGCGGCTGCCTGTCCCTTAACGCCTGGGCGCAATCCACCGTGGATCTGGCGCCGATCACCATCGACGGCGAATCCATCAGCGAACCGGGCCTGAGCCTCGATCAATCCAGCGGCATGGCCTCGCGCCTTGGCCTCAGCGTGCGTGATACGCCTGCCTCGGTGGCCATCGCCAATCGCAACGACATCGAACGCCACGGCGCGCAGAACTTCCAGGACGCCGCCAACACCCTGCCCGGAGTCAATGCCAGCGCGCCGCCAGGCTTTGGCGGATTTGTCTCCTATCGCGGCTTCACCAGCAGCCAGATCACTCAGATGTTCAACGGTATCAACGTCTCCGGCGGCCTCGCCCGACCGGTGGATGCGTGGATCTATGATCGAGTCGAACTGGTTGGCGGCCCGTCGTCGCTGATCAACGGCGCAGGCTCGGTGGGCGGCTCACTGAATTACGTGAGCAAACTGGCGACCCGCGAAGAGCAAGCCGTCGAAGGTCGTGTCAGCTACGGCACCTACGACACCACGGAAACCGCGTTCGGCCTCAACCATGCCCTCACCGACCCGAGCGCCGACGTACAGCACTACGCGCGCCTGGACGTCAGCCACAACACCAGCAACGGCTACATCGACCGTCAGGAGCGCGATGCCTGGAGCGTGGCGTTCTCGCTGCTCAGCGACCTCACGCCGGATCTGTCACACACCCTGGCCCTGGAATATCAGGACGAACACGAAGACAGCCCGTACTGGGGCACGCCGGTGCTCAATCCCAAGGCCGGCGAGTTGAAAATCGACAGACACAACCGTTTCAACAACTACAACGTCGAGGACGGACGCTACGAACAGCGCACGATCTGGGTGCGCTCGATCATCGACTACCGGATCAACGACAGCACCACCTTGCGCAACACGCTGTATCACCTGGACAGTCAGCGCGACTACCGCAACCTCGAGACCTATCAGTACGCCGCCGACAACAGCGCGGTGAACCGCTCCACCGCGTACCAGGTACGGCATCAGGGCGAGCAGAACGGCAACCAGTTCGAACTGCGCCACGACGACACCCTGTTCGGCCTCGACACCACCTGGTCCGGCGGTTTCGAATACAAGGTCAACCAGACCACCAACTCGCCGCTCAACATCAAAGGCGCGAGCACGGTTGACCCGAACAATTACCGCCCGGGGCGCTTCTATGACATTCCCGGGACCAACCCGGCGCTGATCAGCGACAAGACCAACGAGGTCACCACCAAGGCCTTGTTCGTCGAAAACCGTCTGGCGCTGACCGACAAATTGTCCCTGCTCACCGGCCTGCGCTACGACGACATCGACCTCGACGTGACCAACCACCGCACGGTGACCACCGCCAATCCCAAGCACTTCAAGCAAAGTTGGCAGCCGGTCACCGGCCGCGCGGGACTGACCTATCAGTTCATCCCCACTGCCAATGTCTACGTGCAATACAGCACCGCCGCCGAGCAACCGGGCGGCACGCAGAACTTCGACGTCTCGACCGGCAAGCAATGGGAGATCGGCAGCAAGTTCGACTATCTGAACGGCCGTGGCTCGGCGACAGTTGCCGCCTACACCATCGAACGCAAGGATTTTGCCGTAACTGATCCGCTGGACCCGACCAGCAGCATTCCGGTGGGCCAGCAAACCTCCAAAGGCATCGAGATCGCCAGCTCCTTGCGCATCACTGACAAGCTGTTGGCCGAAGGCAACTTCGCCTGGGTCGATGCGCAATACGACGATTTCACCGAGAAGAATGCCGCCGGCGTGGTGGTGTCACGCAAGGGCAATACGCCAACCAACGTCCCGGACCGGGTGGGCAACCTGTGGCTGACTTATGATTTTTCGCCGCAATGGCAGGGTGGGGTCGATGCGCGATATGTAGCGTCGGTGTATGCGGACACGGCGAACACCATGACCGTGCCGTCGTACACGCTGTTTGGCAGCTTCCTCAGCTACAAGGTCGACTCGCACACCACCGTCACCGGGCGGGTGCGCAACCTGACCAACGAGGTGTATGCCGAGTTTGCACATGTGTCGCCGGCTTACTATCTGGGTACACCGCGCACCTTTGAGTTGGCGGTGCAAACCAGGTTCTAA